Genomic window (Drosophila ananassae strain 14024-0371.13 chromosome 3L, ASM1763931v2, whole genome shotgun sequence):
cggTTTTCCAGCTTCCGGTACTCACTCCCAGTGGCCAAGCTCTCGGACAACCTTTGGGTTGAGGCCAAAGATGCCGGAGCCGACTCTTGAAAGCTTGGTCTCAGGAACACTGCTCTAAGGGACGCCAGCAGATATTACTACGATGGTGGATTGGGGATTGGATTAATGATCATGTGATTGTGTAACGAACACGAAACGAACAGAATACAAATGAAATACgctacaaatttaaaaatgaaaacaaattcAACTAAACTAGGTGTTTACGCCGATTCAGTGCCTGCGATTACTTCCGCTGGCTCTGGCCAATGATCGAGTCCATTAGCGGACCGCTCAGCTCCGTTCGCAGAGCGATCTTCTGGAACTTGCTGCCCTGGTATTTGTTGTAAATAGCCTTTAGCTTGGCCTGGGGAGCGTCACGGGCCAACTTGGCAATCAGTCGGGTGATGGGCCGCAAGTGGGTGGGCGTGTACCCCGAGTAGTGGGCCAGAGTTGGGGTCCAGTGTTTGTCATTGAATCCGGTGGACGCGCGATAGTTTCCGTTGAGCAAATGAAGCGACAGGAACAGCGATGCGGCGGCAACCTATCGATGGACACAGAATTGGTAATCTAACTTCATTAAATACGAGTAGcattaaaaaaagaaacccaCCTCCGATGGCCTGTAACTGGCCAGTTCGTAATCGACGGTGGCCAGCTCAATAAAGTACTTGGACATGGCATGGTGCTCGTCCTCTGCACCAGCAGCCTTCGAGTAGCGACGCAAAAAGTGTATCGGCAGTGGGCGCGAAAGATTGCAGTCGATAGCCTTGAAAATCTGCAGCTCCATCTGGCGGATCTGACGGGCCGTGTAGGTATCATCGGTGATGAACACAAAGTCCCCGATGGCCGGCGGGAACAGCTCCTCGTACTTGGTGGCAATGAACAGCGCCGTAACTCCGACCAGTTGCAAGTATGTGCGCTTGGTGTCCTTAACGACCTGCAGATAGCGATCGATGATGGCCACAGCTAGTTGGAAGGTCTCTGCGGCTAGATGGAACTGCAAGTGGACCTCATTGATCCAATCGATCAGCACGGCGCGCATCTTGTGCGAGACCTCCTTCTGTCCGGCCAAGTGATCCTTGTGGatgggctgctgctgctccaccTGGTACAGATACTCATAGATGTCGTTCACATACTCGGAGACCAGGACCAGGTTCTCCTTATCGTTGGCGTCAATGTCCTCAACTCCGGCCAGGCGCTTGCTCGACATCGACATGGTGGTCGGTGCCGAAACTGTACTGGCCGCGGTGGCGCTGACCGAGCTGGGGACCTTTATTAGTGGCCGGGTGGCCTCCTTCTTCACTTCCGCCTCCTTACGCACTCCAGCAACCACTGGCTCTCGGCGCAAGCCAGACACGCCCATCGCAGGCTTGGCCAAGGCAGCTCGCAGCTTGGTCAGGGATTTCTTGGACAGATTGCTGTCCTCGCGCTTCAAAGTGGGCTCGTTGGCATTCTCACTGGAGCTGGACTTCGCTGGAGGGTTAATCGAACAGTTAAGTTAACGGAAAACCTTCTCTTTTGGTAATACTTACGCTTGCTGGGAATCTCC
Coding sequences:
- the LOC6494190 gene encoding G2/mitotic-specific cyclin-B — its product is MVGTTLKMRGDENASENFNQVQMKKLTVPSQEVTTKRAALGDLQNRGLNRAIAAKDAAQKDAKDLKLTNALRNAKARVDTHWKKQPLGTVTNGAAVPKGEVGVAAFLRSNSMRNAIATKPAVEIPSKPKSSSSENANEPTLKREDSNLSKKSLTKLRAALAKPAMGVSGLRREPVVAGVRKEAEVKKEATRPLIKVPSSVSATAASTVSAPTTMSMSSKRLAGVEDIDANDKENLVLVSEYVNDIYEYLYQVEQQQPIHKDHLAGQKEVSHKMRAVLIDWINEVHLQFHLAAETFQLAVAIIDRYLQVVKDTKRTYLQLVGVTALFIATKYEELFPPAIGDFVFITDDTYTARQIRQMELQIFKAIDCNLSRPLPIHFLRRYSKAAGAEDEHHAMSKYFIELATVDYELASYRPSEVAAASLFLSLHLLNGNYRASTGFNDKHWTPTLAHYSGYTPTHLRPITRLIAKLARDAPQAKLKAIYNKYQGSKFQKIALRTELSGPLMDSIIGQSQRK